In the genome of uncultured Campylobacter sp., one region contains:
- a CDS encoding OmpA family protein — translation MKTNNEEKETFWIAYADLMAGLLFVFVLLVGGIIVKYFLTQSNLQEKESQISSALASLQSQEKKSAELEALNKIFSDQLEKLNIENTDLRKQNSIYFIQIEDLTEMAERLKKENLDINSLLQKARDDANATISQNELKIAFLLDQLTKKESDFNKILQDLNVTKNRIRNLTGMKVKIIADLKEKLGGKIRIDNESGAMTLSSSILFDKGSSELKEGAKETLRSTLQSYFAALLNNDEIRENLDQIIIEGHTDSDGGYLYNLELSQNRAFAVMDFINSWNKDERLQKYLIASGRSYTQPVMRRGVEDKDASRRIEIKFTLSNKEAMEEIRKFLQFDANATN, via the coding sequence ATGAAAACGAATAACGAAGAAAAAGAAACCTTCTGGATCGCGTACGCCGATTTGATGGCGGGACTACTTTTTGTTTTCGTGCTTTTAGTAGGCGGCATCATCGTCAAATACTTCCTCACGCAAAGCAACCTGCAAGAGAAAGAAAGTCAAATTTCAAGCGCGCTAGCAAGCCTGCAAAGCCAGGAGAAAAAAAGCGCCGAGCTTGAAGCGCTGAATAAAATTTTTAGCGACCAGCTCGAGAAGCTAAATATAGAAAACACCGACCTTCGCAAGCAAAATTCCATCTATTTCATACAGATCGAAGATCTGACCGAGATGGCGGAGAGGCTGAAAAAAGAGAATTTAGACATCAACTCGCTTCTGCAAAAAGCGCGCGACGACGCCAACGCTACGATCAGCCAAAACGAGCTTAAGATCGCCTTTTTGCTCGATCAGCTCACAAAGAAGGAGAGCGATTTTAATAAAATTTTACAAGACCTCAACGTCACGAAAAACCGCATCCGTAACCTAACCGGAATGAAGGTCAAGATCATCGCCGATCTGAAGGAGAAGCTGGGCGGCAAGATCCGCATCGACAACGAAAGCGGCGCGATGACGCTAAGCTCGTCGATCCTTTTCGACAAAGGCTCAAGTGAGCTAAAAGAGGGCGCCAAAGAGACGCTCCGCTCGACGCTGCAGAGCTATTTCGCCGCGCTTTTGAATAATGATGAAATTCGTGAAAATTTAGATCAGATCATCATCGAGGGGCACACGGATAGCGACGGCGGGTATTTGTATAACCTCGAGCTGTCGCAAAACAGGGCGTTTGCCGTGATGGATTTCATCAATTCGTGGAATAAGGACGAGCGGCTGCAAAAATATCTCATCGCCAGCGGTCGCAGCTACACACAGCCCGTGATGCGCAGAGGCGTCGAGGACAAGGACGCCAGCCGCCGTATCGAGATAAAATTTACGCTCTCAAACAAAGAGGCGATGGAGGAGATCAGGAAATTTTTGCAGTTCGACGCGAACGCTACGAATTAG
- a CDS encoding SEL1-like repeat protein has protein sequence MKKIFLALIATAALSLAEATALPSAEQEDPGISRLQSECDSNNTLACVNLAMAYYSGDGVKQDYEKAKELNSKACNLGDGWGCTTLGASYEYGKGTEQDYKKATELYSKACDLKNSIACGNLGVLYYSGKGVEKDYKKATELLSKACDLQEGDGCYNLGLLYASGEGVEQNYKKASELYSKACDLKHGESCHNLGVLYEKGDGGVKQDYQKANQFYSKACDLEIAEGCYNLGASYEDGSGVKQNYKKAFELYSKACNLGMAKGCYNMGVLYNLGKGVNQDYKKANELYSEACDLGFGDSCYNLGVLYFYGKGVGQDANTAKKYLNKACDLGSQVGCDGYRKLNEQGF, from the coding sequence ATGAAAAAGATATTTTTAGCGCTGATCGCCACGGCGGCTTTATCGCTAGCAGAAGCCACGGCTTTGCCATCGGCGGAACAAGAAGATCCCGGTATAAGCAGATTACAAAGCGAATGCGATAGCAACAATACCTTAGCATGCGTGAATCTCGCCATGGCATACTATTCAGGGGATGGCGTGAAGCAGGATTATGAGAAAGCAAAAGAGCTAAATTCTAAAGCCTGTAATTTGGGCGATGGCTGGGGTTGCACCACCTTAGGGGCGTCATACGAATACGGCAAGGGCACAGAACAAGATTATAAAAAAGCGACCGAACTATATTCTAAGGCCTGCGACTTAAAAAATAGCATAGCTTGCGGCAATCTGGGTGTTTTATACTACTCAGGCAAAGGGGTAGAGAAAGATTACAAAAAGGCGACTGAACTGCTTTCCAAAGCTTGCGATTTGCAAGAAGGTGACGGATGCTACAATCTCGGGCTTTTATATGCATCTGGCGAAGGCGTAGAACAGAACTACAAAAAAGCAAGCGAGCTATATTCAAAAGCTTGCGATTTGAAACATGGCGAAAGCTGCCACAATCTTGGAGTTTTATACGAAAAAGGAGATGGCGGCGTAAAGCAAGACTACCAAAAAGCAAATCAATTCTATTCTAAGGCCTGCGATTTGGAGATTGCCGAAGGGTGTTATAATCTTGGAGCTTCATATGAAGATGGCAGTGGCGTAAAACAAAATTACAAGAAAGCGTTCGAATTATATTCTAAAGCTTGCAATTTAGGAATGGCCAAAGGATGCTACAATATGGGTGTTTTATATAATTTAGGTAAGGGTGTGAATCAAGATTATAAAAAAGCAAACGAATTATATTCTGAGGCTTGCGACTTGGGATTTGGCGACAGCTGTTATAATCTCGGAGTTTTATATTTCTATGGCAAAGGCGTGGGGCAGGACGCGAATACTGCAAAAAAATATTTAAATAAGGCTTGCGATTTAGGATCTCAAGTCGGTTGTGACGGATATAGAAAGCTAAACGAGCAAGGTTTTTAA